In one window of Megalops cyprinoides isolate fMegCyp1 chromosome 24, fMegCyp1.pri, whole genome shotgun sequence DNA:
- the LOC118771212 gene encoding decaprenyl-diphosphate synthase subunit 1-like, protein MALPWRHCGRWTSGRNAVSLLNTVCGSRTVTVRKKGAVAGLRVRNVAGNRVILAGDAVKLPTIKKSSALWRHNFRLLNPSVTQITEHCCRRFHSDAKVKDPFSLAQKDLNNLYDDIKKELFVSKTELKSLCEYYFDGKGKALRPMIVVLMARACNLHSNKDGDLLPGQRSIAMISEMIHTASLVHDDVIDGSDTRRGKTTINEVWGERKAILAGDFILSVASMALARIGNTTVVSVLSQVIEDLVRGEFMQLGSKENENERFKHYLEKTFKKTASLIANSCKAVSILVNPDPEVHEIAFQYGRNVGIAFQLVDDVLDFTSNANHLGKPSAADLRLGLATGPVLFACQQFPELHAMIMRRFGSRGDVERAWRYVLESNGIQQTKYLAQHYCQEAVRQISKLSPSPERQALIRLTELVLSRDK, encoded by the exons ATGGCGCTGCCGTGGAGGCATTGCGGCAGGTGGACTTCTGGAAGAAATGCGGTGTCTTTACTAAATACGGTATGTGGCTCCAGGACAGTAACGGTGCGGAAAAAGGGAGCTGTGGCCGGTCTGAGAGTCCGCAACGTTGCAGGAAACAGG GTGATATTAGCAGGTGATGCTGTGAAGCTACCTACAATCAAAAAATCTAGCGCCCTGTGGAG gcaTAATTTCAGGTTACTGAACCCTTCAGTAACACAAATAACTGAACACTGTTGCAGAAGGTTCCACAGCGATGCCAAAGTAAAGGACCCTTTCTCGCTAGCTCAGAAAGACTTAAATAATTTGTATGATGATATCAAAAAG GAGCTGTTTGTATCCAAAACAGAGCTCAAGTCTCTGTGTGAGTATTACTTTGATGGGAAGGGCAAGGCCCTGCGGCCTATGATAGTGGTGCTGATGGCTCGAGCCTGTAACCTACACAGCAACAAGGACGG GGATTTGCTCCCAGGTCAGCGGTCCATTGCCATGATCTCCGAGATGATCCACACAGCCAGCCTGGTGCACGATGATGTCATCGACGGATCAGATACGCGTAGGGGGAAGACCACCATCAACGAAGtgtggggggagagaaag GCCATCCTGGCAGGTGATTTTATCCTGTCTGTGGCCTCCATGGCTCTGGCTCGGATTGGCAACACCACGGTGGTGTCTGTGTTGTCCCAAGTCATTGAGGACCTGGTGCGAG GTGAATTCATGCAGCTGGGATCTaaagaaaatgagaatgagagatTCAAGCACTACCTGGAGAAAACCTTTAAGAAGACGGCAAGCCTCATCGCTAACAGTTGTAAAGCA GTGTCGATCCTTGTGAACCCTGATCCTGAAGTCCACGAAATTGCCTTCCAGTATGGGAGAAATGTTGGAATTGCATTTCAG CTGGTGGACGACGTGCTGGACTTCACCTCCAACGCCAATCATCTGGGGAAGCCCTCTGCTGCAGACCTCAGACTGGGTCTAGCCACTGGGCCGGTGCTGTTCGCCTGTCAGCAG TTTCCTGAGCTGCACGCCATGATCATGAGGCGGTTCGGTTCGAGGGGAGACGTGGAGCGGGCCTGGCGGTACGTCCTGGAG AGCAACGGCATCCAGCAGACCAAGTACCTCGCACAGCACTACTGCCAGGAGGCGGTGCGTCAGATCAGCAAGCTGAGCCCCTCGCCGGAGCGCCAGGCCCTCATTCGCCTCACGGAGCTGGTCCTGAGCCGGGACAAGTGa